The region TGATTCTAACAACTACAGCCAAGGAAAAGATATCGCTGATGCAGATACCAAACCAGTTGAAGATCCGATCATTGCTCCAGAAGATGAAACAAAGAAAAAACCTGAGAAAATAATTCCTAAAAAAGAAACGAATGGTTCAAAGATTTCAATCAAACGTCTCAATCGCAAAACGAAAGTTACAGGAAAAGTTAAAGCAACAGAGCAAATCAATGAATTAGTAAAAAAGGAAGAGGAAGAAGTTCTTTCGGACGAAGAAAAAAAAGACAGAGAGTATACGGATCAAATTCGTGCCGGCCTTGTTCAAGTTTTCCAATGGGAATACTATCGGAAACCTAAAAACTTAGAAAGGATTCTTTCCACTCATCCCATTCCGCGTGTCCGTTCCGCCGCTGCACTTGCCCTAGGTCGATTGAAAGCCGGCCGTGTCAGTTTACAAAATGCCATCGATAAAGATGGATACCAGGTAAGGCCTGCCGCTTACAAAGCCCTGTCTGATCTTGGAGACAAACGTTCCATTTCTTATTTTATTGCCGGAACCAAAGCGGAAGATCCAGAAGTGATTGCTGTGAGTTACGAAGGTCTTGGTAAAACCAGAGATCCTGCAGGAAGGGAAATGATTCTCACAACTGGTTTATCTTCCGAATATGTTGTAATTGTTTCGGGCGCACTCCGTGGACTCGCCTATCATAAATTAGATGCAGATGTGGAAGTGTTTGATAAATTTCTTAAGTCAAATGACCAGGAAATCAAAGAAGCCGCATTGGAGGCACTCGCCATTCATGGAAGTCGGGAAAGCCTACGCATTTTAGAAAAGTTTGTGAGCGAAGAACCGAATATGGCTCTTATGACCATTGATGAAATCAGCAAAAATCCATCTCTCTCTGCTACATTTGCTCTCATCCGATTGAATGAATCCCAAACCGATGAAAAATTAAACAAACGAATTGGGGAATCTTTACTTCGTCGTAAAGCTTTTGGAAAGTATGCCATCATTCTCATTGAAGATGATTATCTCCGAGCCGAACCAAATGAACGTTCAAGACCTGTATCTTATATTAAAAACAAAGAGATTGGTCTCATCCTTTCCGAAACTAAAAAGGAATTTGCAGTCCGGATTGGAGAAGATATCTTAACGGACAAATACATCCAAGTAAAAATGGAATCCACACTGCCAGGGGCACGTGATGCTTTTGTTACAGGTTGGGTGTTTTATCCAAAACTAGACATCATCGAAGTGAAAAAATTGGGAACCGACGGAAACACAGGTAAATATTCCAATTTGAAAAAAGGAAAACACAACAATCTCTTCAATCCAATCGAAGAAATCAAAGTTCCTAAAAAGGACTAACTTTTCCTTTTGAGAGGGCGGTGGGAACCCATTCCACCGTTCCTTGTTTGAGTGGGACTTTCGGAATCATCCAGTGAAGTCCACAAAACCAAGGTAAAAACAAAGAAGAAAAAGGCATCACACCAAATACATCAAATCCAGTAGAAGCAATCACAAGAACACCCTTGTAACCAGATTTGTAAATCTGACGCATCATCCAAAGCCCTGAGGTTTGGGTTTCCATAGTCACATCAGAAACAATCATATCATAATTTGGATTTTTAGAAAAAAGGACAAACCCTTCTTTTGCATCCACGGCCCTGTCAGAGGGAATATTTTTAGAGTCAAAGTATGATTTCAAATTATTCGCATAACGATCATTATCATCAACGATTAAAACTCTTTTCATATTTGGATCTCCGTTTCCGCAAATTGACTTTCGTATAATTTTTTATAAATTCCATTTTGGGCGAGAAGGGAATCGTGATCCCCTTGTTCTTTGATCTCCCCTTCTTCAATCACCACAATATTTTTCACACGACGCACTGTGGAAAGGCGGTGGGCAATGATAAAGGTGGTTCTGTTTTTAAAAAGACGTTCCAAAGCACGACTGACCAACCTTTCGGATTCTGCATCCAAGGCACTCGTTGCTTCATCTAAAATCATAATTTCCGCATTTCGCAACAAGGCGCGGGCGATGACCAGACGTTGCCTTTGGCCTCCACTTAAGTCAAGCCCTCGAACGCCAATGACGGTATCGTATCCGTTTTCCATATTGGTGATGAAATCGTGAGCATTGGCGAGTCGCGCTGCCCGAACCACTTCTTTACGAGTGGCAGCCCCAGTCCCATAAGCGATGTTATCTGCTATGGTTCCGTGAAATAGGAAAATTTCCTGAGTGACAATTCCAATTTTTTTACGAAGGGATTTGAGAGAATAGTTACGTATGTCAATTCCATCGATACGAATTTTTCCAGCAGTAGGATCAAAGAATCTAGGAATTAAATCCATCATTGTGGACTTACCAGAACCACTGGTTCCCACGAAGGCATAAGTCTCACCCAGTTTGATATCTAAGTTGATTCCTTTTAAAACTTCTTGGTTGGTTCCTGGATAAGAAAAGTGAATGTCATCAAACTGAATACCCTTCTCTATTTTTTCGAGAATGATTTCATCTCCATGTTCCACCACTTCAGAATCACGATCGATGATTTCAAAAATTCGTTTCCCAGCAGAATTGGCTTGGGTGATTTTTCCCACCATCTGTGAAAGTTGGGTGAGAGGACGAAGTAAAAATAACAAGGTAAGGAGGAAGGCCATAAACTCCCCTTGTGTGAACTTACCTGAATAAATGAATTTGGCACCCATCGCAAAGTATCCTAGAACCACAATGGAAGAGGTTAACTCCACAAGACTTGGTGCCATTTGTAAGTAAAACTGTCCTTTGAAAGTGCGCCGATACACTCTAAAGTTGATATGATCAAATTTTTTAAGGTCTTGGTTTTCCTGACGAAAGGTTCGGATCACCTTAATTCCAGAAATGAATTCTTGGATATGGCTGTTTAAATCTGCGAGTTTTTCTTGGAACCTTGCGGTAGAAGAAGAAATTTTTCGTGTAAACAAAGTTACAGGCATAATCACCACGGGAATCGTGAGACAAGCAAGGAGTAATAATTCCGAATTCAAATAAATCAAAATCATTAAGTGAGTTAAAACATAAAAGAAGTTAATCACCGCATCACGAAGGTTACTCGAAATGACGGCCGCAACAATCTCAGCATCGTTGATGACCCGGCTCATAATGAGCCCTGTTTTTTCTTTGTAAAAATATGTGAGAGGTAACCTTTGGACTTTCTGGAATAACTCTTGGCGAATGTCCCTCACTGCTTTATATCCAGCAGTAGCAATACAAAAAACAGACAAAAGATAAGTGCCTAGTTTTAAAAGGTAAAGTGGAAATACCGCGATACAAACCGCCCAAACCACTTCTTTTGGTTCCATATCCGCAGTGAATTCATTGATTTGGAGTTTTGCAGATATGATGAGACGTTTGAGTCGTTCCAGTCCGTCCAAACTATCTTCACCGAGTAGTACTTCTTGAACTAGAATTGTTTTTTCAGGCAGCGTTAAATCTAAATGAAAACGATTGTTTTTGTCTCCACCTAACGAATCAAAAAGGGGGATTAACGCTGTAAGGGAAATACCATTCAAAACAGCTGTCAATAGTGCAAAGACGAGCCCCAAAACAAATCGTTCTCGGTAGTGCACAGAATAGGACAATAGTCTTAAAAAATATTTCATTTGATGACTTCCTCATAGAAGTTACGAAGTAAGGTTTCCCCATGTTCGGTGAGGATGGATTCGGGATGGAACTGAACCCCAAAGACCTTATTCCATTTTCTGTGACGAATTCCCATTATGACTCCATCTTTGGTTTCGGCTGTCACTTCCAATTCACTGGGTAAAGAAACTTTCGAAACCGCCCAGGAATGATAACGATTCGCCAAAAACCCATTGGGAATGTTTTTAAAGAGACCTTTGCCATCGTGTTGGATCTCTGACGGCCGTCCATGGAATATGTCTCTCGTTTGTTCGAGCCTCGCACCCGCCACCTCTGCAATGGCCTGATGTCCGAGACAAATTCCAAGAACTGGCAATGACTCATAAACTGAATGTAAATGCGGTAGAAGTTTTCCTGAAGTTTTCGGAAGGCCGGGTCCTGGAGATAAAACCACCGCTTTGTAATTTTTATACAAATCTACCGGCATATCTTCATCATGACGCATTACTGTTGTCGGCGTGATTTGGTTCAGGTATTGGTACAGAATATAGGTGAATGAGTCGTAGTTGTCGATGAGAAGGAACATACTAGGAGAGGACAAGTGGAGTTGTCAAAGAATCCACCTGCCCTAATTCCAATCTTTACGCGTTAGGAGTTTCGATCCCAACACCATCATTAAGAAATTTGGAAATGATCACACGTTGGATTTGTGAAGTTCCTTCGTAGATTTGGAAGATTTTTGCATCACGCATTAATTTTTCTACAGGGTATTCTTCGTTGAATCCGTAACCACCAAAGATTTGCACTGCATCTGTTGTGACGCGCATTGCCATATCAGCACAGAATACTTTTGCAATGGATGCTTGGTATGTGTTTCTAAATCCGTTATCGATAAGCCAAGCTGATTGCCAGCAAAGAAGTCTTCCTGCTTCGATATCACGAGCCATCTCAGCAATGATAAAACTCACACCTTGGTTCACAGAAATTGGTTTTCCGAACGCATTACGAGTGTTTGCATAACGAATGGAGTGATCAAGGGCCGCACGAGCCACACCAACAGCCCCAATCGCAACAGCAGGACGAGTTTTATCAAAAGCACCCATGGCAATTTTGAACCCCTCACCCTCTTTTCCGATCATGTTTTCTTTAGGAACTTTTACGTCTTCAAAGGTAACACCACGAGTGTCGGAACAACGTTGTCCCATATTTTTTTCTTTTTTACCGATGATAATTCCTGGAGTTTTTGCATCTACGATGAATCCAGTCATACCTTTGTGGCCAGCATTTGGATCTGTTTTTGCTAAAACAAAAAACCAGTCCGCATGACCTGCGTTAGTGATCCACATTTTGGATCCATTCACAATGTATTCGTCACCTACTCTTTTTGCTGTGGTTCGAATTCCAGCCACATCGGAACCAGCACCAGGTTCGGTTACCGCATAAGCAGCCAATGTAAAATTTTCAGTCATTGGTTGGATGAATTTTTTCATTACAAAATCATCAGCACCAAGTAAAACAGGCGCTAATGCAAGGTTATTTGCGAGGATGGCCGTTGCCATTCCCGAACAACCGTAAAATAACTCTTCAGAGGCAATGAGTTCGTCCAAAACACCGAGGCCAGCACCACCGTATTCAGCGGGGATGTGCATATTCATAAGGCCTACGTCAAAAGCTTTCTTTAAAATTTCTTTGGGATATTCACCTGTGTGGTCATGGTGTTCCGCCTTCGGAATCATTTCATTTTTGGCGAAATCTCTTGCTAAATCGCGGAGGGCTTTTTGTTCATCGGTGATGGAAAAATCGATCATGGGGTGCCTTATAGATGTTTTTTTACAGTACTTTGGAATTTTCTCTCTGAGTCAAGAAACTAGGGCGACTTAAATCTGTTGAAAAATCTTTTGAATCCAAAATCCTAGCCTTGGGAGAAAACAATGTCAGGACACTCGAAATGGGCGACGATTCGAAGAAAAAAAGGAGCCATTGACGCGAAAAGGGGCGCCATCTTTACAAGGATTGCCAAAGAAATTTCCGTAGCTGCCAAAGATGGTGGTGGAGACCAAGAAGGAAATCCAAGACTTCGCCTTGCTGTCACAAAAGCGAAAGCTGCCAACATGCCAAAAGACAATATCGAACGGGCCATCAAAAAGGGAACGGGCGGTTTGGAAGGTATGGTGTATGAAGAGTGTCTGTACGAATGTTACGCACTTGGTGGCGTTGCGATTATGGTGGATGTCCTCACTGATAAAAAATCACGTACTACTCCCGAAATTAAAAGCATTCTAACTAAACTGGGTGGTTCACTCGCCAACGCCGGTGCAGTCTCTCGCCTTTTTGAACGCAAAGGCCAAATCACACTCAAGGCAGACCAAATTTCCGAAGAAGCATTGTTTGATTTAGCACTCGGTGCCGGTGCCGAAGACATCCAAGTGAACGATGGGATGTATACGGTGATCACGGCTCCCGCTGAATACGAAGCGGTTCAATCGGCTCTTTCTACAAAAGGACTGAATATGGAAGAATCCGAAATCAAATACATTCCCATGACGACTGTGGAAGTGAACGACAAAGAAACTGCAGAAAAAGTGATGAAGTTAATTGAAAACTTAGAAGCCAACGACGATGTCCAAGGTGTGAGTTCCAACTTTGAGTTAGGCGACGGAGTGGAATTGGATTAAAAATTTTTATCCATAAACAGGGGCGATTTATGTCGCCCTGTCTGAATTTATCTTGGTAGGATTCTCTGGGTAGAAACTCACCACAGAGAATCTCTTCAGTTCCAGATTTATCTTTTTTTGATCAGACCTGCAATGAAGATAAGTAGAATGGCACCGATCACAGCCACAATGAGTTCCGCAATGAGGCCGTAAGAACGAAAACCTAAAAGCCCGAATACAACCCCTCCCAAAAACGAACCCACGACTCCGATCACCAAATTGGCAATGAGGCCAAACCCTTTCCCACGCAAAATACGACCGGCAAGCCAACCTGCCGCAAGACCAATCAGTAAAAACCAAATAAAACTAAACATAAGTTACTATCCTTGTTGCCTTTTCTTTTGAATTCTCATAAATTTACAAGAAGTCGTTAGAGAATCAATTCATATACGAAGGCTACATTTGAAAAATCAACTATTCACTGGTCCCTATTATTTTGGTATGAAGGACTTGGATGTGTTCAAAAAACATTTTATCCAAGAAAACCAAGGGAAACCACTTTTCCTCATTCGTTTCGAAAACATTTCCGGCATTGAACTCACTGAATTTTTGGATCTGCTCCGAACCGAGTTTTATTCCTGTTTGGATTTAGAAGACATTTGTTTCGGATTTCATTATTTAGAAAAACAAGATATACTACTTATGGGTATTTCTCCCCTTTTTGAGTGGGACATTGAAAAGTTTCCCAATATCGAAAATTCGGTGGGGAAATTCCAACAACAATGTTTACAAAATAAAATTGTATCCTTTCATTTTGGAGTCTCAAGAACCCAATCTAATTTTATCTCCGATAGCGATGAAATTTATAAAGAATTGTATAAATCTTCCGAAAAAAATCTAAACGACAATTTAGTTCGTTGGAGTTGGACATACTACAATAAAGCAAATACTTACATCTCTGGATCTGTTCATGAAGCTATGATCCAACCCACTGTGATCTTCAACCCAAAAGATAAAACTTATTCGGTAAAAGGTGGTGAGGTGTTTCTCGGTGGCGGGGCATACGTAGGTTACAAAGATTTAATCAATGACATTCCTTCTGACCAGGATTTAAACCGAATAGAACTTTTGATTTTAGAAAAGTTGATCATTGCTTGTGAAGGGGCACCTGGATTATTAAAATTCAATATTTCACCTCAGTCCTTGATTGATACATTTTCTCATATCGATCGAGTGGATCGGTTACAGCGACTCATTCAAAATAAAGATTTAATTCCTGAAAACATAAGATTTGAACTCGTGGAAAAACCTTATGATGATTCCCATTTTCCACTAAAAGATGTTTGCCATGCCTTTTATTCTCATGGAATGAGTTTTGCTGCTGATGACTTTGGAGTTAAAAGTCAATCTCACCAAATTGTTTTGGATCTTGGGATTATGATTAAAGAATTCAAATTAGATCCTATTAGTTTTAAGTTCAAAATTGAAGAAGACCAAATTAAATTTTTGGACAACTTAGCATTTATTGATTATTGCAAACGCCTCGCTGATAACAGAGAAGCAGTAATCACTGCCGAAGCTGTTGAGGATTATGATACTTTACGATTCCTTATGGAACACCAAATTTATCAATTCCAAGCAAATATTCTTTTTGGAAAAATGACAGTATCAGATTATAAAAGAGATTTTGATCTTCTCCATTCCATTCATGAAGATGTTGTGAAAGAAGTATTGACAGATAAAATTTTGTCAGAAAAACAAAAGAAAGTTGGGAATTTGTTTCGAGTTGCATCAGAGGCGGGTTTAATTTAAAATTTTATGCATTTTATCATGGCGATAGAAAACGATCTAAATTCCGCACAGGACTTAGAAAATATCTTCCTTGGTTTACGCCAACGAGTTGTCATAACGAAATTTTCGCAAACTGTTCAAGAATATGTAAAATCCTCTAACCCAGATATCATTCTGATGGGATTAACTTTTAAGGACAAAAAAGAATTAGAATTTGTTTTGGAACTAAGACGGGATGTCATCACACACAACATCCCTATCTTGGCAATGATTCCGAAAGAAGATACTAACTTTATCGCAAATCAAAAAGCCCTTGGTTTTACAGATTATATGGTGAAACCTTTAGCCAAACAACCACTCCTCGATCGAATTCATTCCCATATTGAAGAATATAAATTTAGCGAATCTTCAAAAACTAGGGACAATATGTCTTTTATCGTTGTGGATCGAGGACATGGGCGTGTGTTGTTCCAATGCCGCGCCAATCTCAAACGATATGTTTTTCCTGAATTCAAAAAAATATTCACTCCTAACTTTTTAAAATCCATTCTAGCAGAACGTATTTGTTTTGATGTTCGTGTGGTTCCGGAACTCGGCAAAGAAGAAGTAGAAGTTTTCGAACGAGTGATGAAACTTTTCTCAGGTCATGAAAAGGTTGTATTTATTGCAGGCCGCCATATGGGAGCTTTCATTGAACACGCATCAGATGATGAAAAAATGTTAGTATTCATGGCTCCGAACGAATTCGATGAATACGTTAAAATGGAAGAACAGAAAGTAGAAGAACAACGTAAGAAAGAGAAAAAAGAAAAGTTTGCAAAAGATAGTGCAAAGGAAAACGCACAAACTCCTCCGACTTCCTTAGGAGATGTAAAAATAGAAATTCCAATGGGAGGCGCGGCCCTTCCAATAACACCGGAAAATCCAACCGTTCCCGAAACACCCGCAGAAACGCCACCTAATTCTGATTCTACGAACAATCCGCCACAATCATAAATTTTAAAACCATAAAACAAAAGAAGTAAACAATGAATTACAAACGCGAAGTCATCGACATCCCCAACGGTAAAGGCGAAATCATTCGCTTTCAAATGAATGATCAGAACTCACTGACAGGACAGAACATGAGAGATCTCGGTGAGATCTTAAATGAAATCAAAGCCGACAATTCTAAACGAGGTGTTATCTTAACCACAGACAATCCTAAGTTTTTTTGTAATGGCCTAGATGCCGAAAATTTACTTTCCACAAGTCGTGACAAACTCATCGATGAAGTTGGTGGAATTGTGATCCTTTTTGGTGAACTGGTTAAGTTTGATAAACCTTTAATCACTGAAGTCACTGGTCATGCTATGGGTGGTGGTGCAGTGATCACTGTGGCATCCGATTTTAAATATATGCTCGATGGAAAAGGAAGGATTGGATTTACAGAAGTGAATGTTGGCCTTCCACTCCCTGGAAGTTTTATTGATCGCATTCGTATGTGTGTGGATCCAAGATACTGGGCAGAAGTTTGTTTGGAAGGATCCACTTACAAAGGAGCAGAAGCTAAAAAAATTGGACTGATTGATGAAATCGCTCCTACGCCAGAAGACATAAGAAAGATCGCTCTAAAAAAATTAGAAACACTTTCTAAGGTTCCGTCTGCAGCCTATCGTTCCACAAAGAATACTTTAAATGGTGCCCTCCTTGCAAATTTAGAACAATATAAGAAGGATACGATCAAATCCTTTGAACAACCAGGTGTTGTTGACAATCTACTCGAAGCAATGACAGCTCTTAAGGAAAAACGTAGACCCGTTTTTAAATAAAAAAAATAGAAAGGCCCGAGGGGAAAATTACAACAGCCCCTCGATTCTTATAAGTCTTTTCACCATAAGCGCCGAAAATAATAGTGAAATCAGATGTTGCGCGCATTCGTATTAGTACTTATACTCTCTCTTTACCCACTTTCTGCAATATCTGTATCTGATTACCCGCCAGGTTTTGTTTTAAAAAATCCTTATCTCTGGCCAGTCAAAGGATATGACTCCATCACCGGTGCTTTCGGTGAATTTAGAACCGGCCATTTTCATATGGGCCAAGATTTTTCTACCGGTGGAAAAATTGGGATTCCCATCATTGCTGTAGCAAAAGGAAAAGTGACTCGAGTCCAAAGACGATGGACTAGCATTGGTTATGCGTTATTTCTCCAACATGATGATGGAATGACATCTCGTTATGGTCATTTACATAAATTTTCTCAAAAAATCATCAAACAGATTTTAAAATCGAAACAAGCAAAACGTTATAAAGATAGAACCGATTTTGATATTGCCCTTCCGGAAGCAGTCGAAGTAGATGCAGGAGAAACCATTGCTTTCTCTGGTGATACAGGTGTTGGACCCCCTCACCTTCATTTTGAACTTTTTAAAGATAACGTATATTATAACCCCATGCATTATGGTTTGGGATACAATGTGGCAGAACCAATTGTATTTAATACCATTCGTATCACTCCACAAACACCACGAACCTTTATCAACGGCCGAAATGAAACAATAGAAATTCCTTTTTATGAAACTAGTGGAAATCGATTTGAATTGTCTGAGTCACCAACTTTATTCATCCAAGGAAAAGTAGGAATTCAAATTGCCTTGCATCAAAAATCAAATAACAATCGTCTAGGAATATTCACCTTAGATATGTTAATTGGTGAACATGTCCTACAAGGATTCCAACTTTCAAAAATCTTAAAAGAACATACACGAAAAAATGTTTTGTTGTATGACAGCTCTGTTAGTAAACCCAATGGAAATCCTTTTTCATACTACTTACACACGCGCGATGGCAATGATCTTCTCGGAATGAGAAGTAATGGTCGAGAACAGGGCCTACTCGATAGCGAACAAATGCGGATGGGAGAACCTAAAGAAATCACCATTCGTGCGACAGGGATGGGCGGGCAGATGTCCTTTGCATCCTTTTATATCCTTAAAGACCAAGGTGATTACAGCCACATTGTTACCAAAGAATGGAAGTACAATGTGTACTATGACCGTTATACAACATTCAAATCCAAAGATACAAAAGTAGAATTGTTTTTCCCAGTGAATGCTGTATATTCGAAGGCATTCTTTGATATCGAAGCCCAAGAACAAATTCAAATTAATACAAAGGGACTCAATCAACTCTCCAGCGTATATAAAATCGGCCCTGATTTTAAAGATTTTAATTTAGGTTACGATCTATATGTAAAGGTTCCCAAAACCAAAGATATCAATTCAGCGGACTTATATGAAGTATTGGCAGATGGGAATGTAAAAAAAATCAATGGATCTTCCTTTAGTTCCTGGGGTCAGTTTTTTAAAGTAAGGCTACGTAAAACAGGACTCTTTGTTGTTTTATCTGACCAAACTCCTCCGACCATTTACCTACATGACTTGATGAACAAAACAGTTTATCCTAGAGAAGACTTTGCTTTGTATTTGAAAGCTGTGGATGTAGGATCGGGAATTATGCCGGACGGCTTTGATATCACAGTCGATGGAATTCCAGGGAAGGCCGAATTTTTTCCCAAAGATGGACGTTTAGAAATCTTTGAACCGGAAATTCTATACGAACCAGGAAAACATACAGTGCTTGCGAGCGTCAGAGATTTTGCAGGAA is a window of Leptospira kanakyensis DNA encoding:
- a CDS encoding M23 family metallopeptidase; translation: MLRAFVLVLILSLYPLSAISVSDYPPGFVLKNPYLWPVKGYDSITGAFGEFRTGHFHMGQDFSTGGKIGIPIIAVAKGKVTRVQRRWTSIGYALFLQHDDGMTSRYGHLHKFSQKIIKQILKSKQAKRYKDRTDFDIALPEAVEVDAGETIAFSGDTGVGPPHLHFELFKDNVYYNPMHYGLGYNVAEPIVFNTIRITPQTPRTFINGRNETIEIPFYETSGNRFELSESPTLFIQGKVGIQIALHQKSNNNRLGIFTLDMLIGEHVLQGFQLSKILKEHTRKNVLLYDSSVSKPNGNPFSYYLHTRDGNDLLGMRSNGREQGLLDSEQMRMGEPKEITIRATGMGGQMSFASFYILKDQGDYSHIVTKEWKYNVYYDRYTTFKSKDTKVELFFPVNAVYSKAFFDIEAQEQIQINTKGLNQLSSVYKIGPDFKDFNLGYDLYVKVPKTKDINSADLYEVLADGNVKKINGSSFSSWGQFFKVRLRKTGLFVVLSDQTPPTIYLHDLMNKTVYPREDFALYLKAVDVGSGIMPDGFDITVDGIPGKAEFFPKDGRLEIFEPEILYEPGKHTVLASVRDFAGNWSSTVRYDYEIQTPPIPEEKKKPTAEPLVIETTKEKKAVKETKTKQSSPKVQKAVKPITIAPKAKDKKSTSR